Genomic segment of Pseudoalteromonas sp. NC201:
ACGCGTATTTACTCAAAACGTGACAAAGTTCGATTAAAACTGATCCTTCGCGGCAAACGCCTTGGTTTTACACTTGCTGAAACTGGCCGACTATTTGAGCTTTACGACGCCGACAAATCGAGCGAAAAGCAACTTAAAACCATGTTGCAACTCATTGAAGAGAAAAAAGCCGATTTAAGCCAACAGATGGACGACATTAAAGTTGTCTTAATGGAACTGGTGACGGCTGAGCGCCGTTGTCGCGACACCCTACACGAGCTCGAAAAATAAACTCTCACAACAGGATGAAGACCGATGAGCACAGTATCTTTATATAAAGAATTAAACTTTGGACTAGGCGAAACAGCAGACATGATCCGTGATCATGTGAATAGCTTTGCGACCAGTGAAATTGCCCCACTTGCTGAAAAAACAGATCAAGAAAATGCATTTCCAAACGAAATGTGGCCAAAGTTTGGCGAAATGGGCCTACTTGGGATCACCGTCGCTGAAGAATTTGGCGGCTCAAACATGGGTTATCTTGAACACGTTATCGCAATGGAAGAGATAAGCCGTGCGAGTGCATCAATTGGCTTAAGCTACGGCGCACACTCAAACCTATGTGTGAACCAAATTAACCGTAACGGCAACCAAGCCCAAAAAGAAAAATATCTACCAAAACTTATCAGCGGTGAACACATCGGTGCACTAGCAATGAGTGAGCCCAATGCTGGCTCTGACGTGGTGTCAATGAAACTGCGTGCTGAAAAGCAAGGTGACAAGTTCATCCTTAACGGTAATAAAATGTGGATCACTAATGGTCCAGATGCCGACGTTTTTGTGATTTACGCAAAAACGGATACCAATGCAGGCCCTCGTGGGATCACAGCCTTTATCGTCGAAAAAAGCTTCCCTGGTTTTTCAACGGCACAAAAGTTAGACAAACTTGGAATGCGTGGTTCAAACACCTGTGAGCTGGTATTCGAAAACTGCGAAGTACCTGCAGAAAACATCCTTGGCGAATACAACGAAGGCGTTAAGGTACTCATGAGTGGCCTTGACTACGAGCGTGTGGTGTTAGCAGGCGGTCCGCTTGGTATTATGCAGGCTTGTATGGATGTGGTAGTACCTTATATTCACGAGCGTAAACAATTTAACCAATCCATCGGTGAATTCCAGCTGGTGCAGGGCAAAGTTGCTGACATGTACACGCAAATGAACGCAGCACGCTCATACGTTTATACCGTGGCAAAAGCCTGTGACCGTGGCGAAACCACTCGTAAAGATGCTGCTGGAGCGATTTTATATGCCGCAGAACTTGCAACCAAGCTTGCACTTGATGCCATTCAGCTACTAGGCGGAAACGGTTATATCAATGAATATCCTACAGGTCGACTACTTCGCGATGCCAAGCTTTATGAAATTGGCGCTGGTACGTCTGAGATCCGCCGTATGCTTATCGGACGTGAGCTATTCAACGAAAGTCGCTAGGAGTGCTACATGACGGTACTAAATTCTGCGGTTAATCCGCATGATCCCCAGTTTAAGGCAAACAGCGATGCAATGGCATCGCTGGTTGCTGATCTTAAAGATAAAGTCTCCATACTGAGCCAAGGCGGTGGTGAAGCGCTTATTGCCCGTCACCAAAGTCGCGGTAAATTATTTGTACGTGACCGAATTGAAACCTTGCTTGACGAGGGCTCGCCGTTTTTAGAAATTGGCCAATTCGCCGCGTTTGGCGTTTACGAGCAAGATATTCCTTGTGCTGGTGTGGTCGCCGGGATCGGACGCGTTAAAGGCGTTGAATGCATGATTGTGGCAAATGATGCGACGGTAAAAGGGGGAACCTATTTCCCTATTACTGTAAAAAAACACCTACGAGCGCAAGAAATCGCTGAGCGCTGCCATCTTCCTTGCATCTATTTGGTGGATTCTGGCGGTGCGAACTTGCCAGAGCAAGATGAAGTGTTCCCAGATAAATTGCATTTTGGTCGAATTTTCTACAACCAAGCACGTATGTCTGCAAAGGGGATCCCACAAATCGCAGTGGTCATGGGGTTATGCACCGCCGGTGGCGCATATGTACCAGCGATGGCCGATGAAAGTATTATCGTCAAAGAACAAGGCACCATTTTCTTGGCAGGGCCACCACTTGTTAAAGCGGCCACGGGTGAAGAAGTGAGTGCAGAAGACTTAGGCGGCGCAGATGTTCACTGTAAAGTCTCAGGTGTAGCCGATCACTATGCAGAAAATGACGAGCATGCGCTTTCTATCGCAAGACAGTGCGTGTCACGCCTTAACCATCAGCGCCCTACTCGCCCGTTCCTGCAAGATGCCAAACCACCACGTTATGACATCAGTGAGGTGTATGGCATTGTCGGTACGGATCTGAAAAAACCGTTCGATGTACGCGAAGTCATTGCCCGTATCGTGGACGATTCTCAGTTTGATGAATTTAAACGCTACTTCGGCGAAACGCTCGTGACTGGTTTTGCTGAAATTTACGGTCACCCTGTAGGGATCGTAGCAAACAACGGTATTCTCTTTTCTGAATCCGCGCAAAAAGGCGCACACTTTATTCAACTCTGTGC
This window contains:
- a CDS encoding MerR family transcriptional regulator gives rise to the protein MQEINEPTYSISELAKEFDITTRSIRFYEDQGLLSPRRQGQTRIYSKRDKVRLKLILRGKRLGFTLAETGRLFELYDADKSSEKQLKTMLQLIEEKKADLSQQMDDIKVVLMELVTAERRCRDTLHELEK
- a CDS encoding isovaleryl-CoA dehydrogenase yields the protein MSTVSLYKELNFGLGETADMIRDHVNSFATSEIAPLAEKTDQENAFPNEMWPKFGEMGLLGITVAEEFGGSNMGYLEHVIAMEEISRASASIGLSYGAHSNLCVNQINRNGNQAQKEKYLPKLISGEHIGALAMSEPNAGSDVVSMKLRAEKQGDKFILNGNKMWITNGPDADVFVIYAKTDTNAGPRGITAFIVEKSFPGFSTAQKLDKLGMRGSNTCELVFENCEVPAENILGEYNEGVKVLMSGLDYERVVLAGGPLGIMQACMDVVVPYIHERKQFNQSIGEFQLVQGKVADMYTQMNAARSYVYTVAKACDRGETTRKDAAGAILYAAELATKLALDAIQLLGGNGYINEYPTGRLLRDAKLYEIGAGTSEIRRMLIGRELFNESR
- a CDS encoding carboxyl transferase domain-containing protein, which translates into the protein MTVLNSAVNPHDPQFKANSDAMASLVADLKDKVSILSQGGGEALIARHQSRGKLFVRDRIETLLDEGSPFLEIGQFAAFGVYEQDIPCAGVVAGIGRVKGVECMIVANDATVKGGTYFPITVKKHLRAQEIAERCHLPCIYLVDSGGANLPEQDEVFPDKLHFGRIFYNQARMSAKGIPQIAVVMGLCTAGGAYVPAMADESIIVKEQGTIFLAGPPLVKAATGEEVSAEDLGGADVHCKVSGVADHYAENDEHALSIARQCVSRLNHQRPTRPFLQDAKPPRYDISEVYGIVGTDLKKPFDVREVIARIVDDSQFDEFKRYFGETLVTGFAEIYGHPVGIVANNGILFSESAQKGAHFIQLCAQRNIPLLFLQNITGFMVGQKYEAEGIAKHGAKMVTAVSCADVPKFTVLIGGSYGAGNYGMCGRAYEPTMMWMWPNARISVMGGEQAAGVLTQVKQDGLARKGLSMSDAEVSEFKKPIIEQYEKQGHPYYASARLWDDGVIDPADTRTVLGLALEAASNAPQKESKFGVFRM